The genomic interval GTCACTTACTAGCCTAAGGTTTTTCCCCTTTGCATCTCTTCAATTCCAGCCTTCAGTATTAGATGATGATGACAGAGATTTTAAGAGAACAAGGAGAACCACAGATTCTAGCGACAAAATTACCAGCTCTGTGGTGTCCAGCAGTGGTGACAGATCTCGTAAGCGAAGGGGTGATGATGAAAGCAGATTCAGGGGTGACTACTCAAAGTTTGCAAAAGAGGAATCTGGTGGAATACGACATGGAGATTCTGAATCTCATGATGATCAGGGCTCCAGAAGTAAATCTGATGGTGCACATTATGACAATGCAACTTATCCTATTCCGAGTGCCATGCATCGTGAACGAAGTAATAAGCATTTGGATGGCCAGGATGGGTTAATGCAATCTGGCTTTATGAACTCTCATGATGATTCAAGGGGAAGGCGTGGCAGTCCCTCTTGGGATCGAAGAGGTGGTAGGATGGGGAGAGGACGATACAGAGATAACAGATTTAGAGATGACCGCTTGAGACATGGACgagaagaaagagagagaagtggTTCCAGAAAGTCTCGTTGTAGAGATTATGATGgtatgaattcattttttttttattattttctggaaaaaatttGTGGCTGTCCTCTTTTACATTGTGGGAATGCTAAGGTATAAAGGTTAATGCACTTGACTCTTGGTCAAGACCTtgccaggtcattgtgttgtgtacCTGAGCAAGgctctttaacccctaagattgactagcatctaatttctccttacaacatcacccttgaatcaaacattgaggtcatgagaatagaggaaatgatcgccaactaagGCAGCTCttgattaataaacaaattctccttgtcagcaccttgggaaatgtatagtgaatagTGTGCAGAACAtggatactgatattagggagtaaagggttaactcttatGGTATCTTTTTCCCCTTTGAGTATAAACAGGTACAATTTACTAGCAAACTGTTGGGAGAGTCTGAcagaataaacaaatatatgAAATAGGGGGTGTGATTTGATTTGAAACCAAATATTCataactaacattataagaaatgtTTGGCAGAGAGTAAATTGAAGGAATTACTTTcgagatcttaggagtgaaactGTGATAGGGTTTTGAGATTGCCTTGGATCTGAAGTgtggtcctttttttttcctcatagAAAAAGGATTTTGCATGCGTGGGGAACTCTGCCCTTTTGATCATGGAAATGATCCAGTTGTTGTCCAAGATGTCCTTCCCCCAGGTATTTTAGGCTTTCCAGATGGCCAACCCATCCCACCTGCAACATTACCAGGCACTGCTGGTCCAATACCAGGGAGCTACCCTGCCCCACACCCAGCCCCACATCCTGCCCCAAACTCACAACCCCCTCCTCCCGGCACCACTGGTCCTCTACCAAATGATGTTCCCAAATCCAAAGCAAGCCAGGAAGGTCCTGACAGCACTGTACCTGTGAGTGGTCCAAGACCAACAGCCCCAAATAGAATGGTTCCTCCACACAGCCAAGCCCCAGTAATACCAATGCCAACAGTTCACATGATGCCAAACCCTATGTTAAGGCCACAGGCACCCCGTCCTCAATTTggtaatccatttgaaggtaGGCCCTAACATACTAATTATGGTAATgaaattatttgatatttacaCCAAACTTTGCTTCTTCctaatttatcttccaaatcatgataataataacaatgaggaaaacaaattttgttataTAGTAGTAATGATGATCAATTATAGTGGCATTATATAGCAGAAACAGttgtaaaaattatcaaatgatCATGAGAATCCAGATGGAAGTTATCAGCTTAAGTCattgaattaaatgaaaatattaagatGTGCATTTACCTCACTGTTCTCTTAATTTTGAACTCTAGATTCCTACAATCCAGAACAGCCTCAATTTGACAGGACACCAGTGTGGATGAGACTTGGCAATGGCCGTCCTCCTCACCCTATTCCCCCTCATGGAATGTTTCACCCAAACATGGGTGGTATGAGGTCAAGGGAGCTTTTAGCAGTAACTCCAAATCCACCTCAGCTCACTGTTCAAggtaaaattttttcagttcataatggtaactttttccttttatgaACTTTATAGTTGGCCTTTGGTCATTTTGATAGTCAGAGCCAAGGAGACTTATTAATATCCGGGGTTATTAGTTAGGGAAGGCAGGGAGTGggggacttttttttttttttggttgaaaaatgtaaattatctGAAACCAAGAAAATGCAATATTTAAAGCAGAAACTGCCAGTAAAACAGGCTTTCAGATAAAGGTATATTTTGAACTAAAATGCCTTAGGTTCTGGCCTACTCATGGCTTAAATATGTTTCTCATTGCAAAGGTATTTGCACAGCATATTCATAGCATGATCATCATGCTCctgtattttaattttcaaatttttgtttggagGAAGGGAAGGAGGAGGGCTTATTAGAAATATGAAGCTCTTAACAGAAGGCTTCGTAGAGAAGGGAGATTTCACAGAGCTTTTGATGTATTAGCCCTTAACACAGTAACATCAGTctacatattctccatactgtttggTATACATCTCCAAAGGtactgacaatgagaatttgtttagcaatctaGAGTTTCTtctgttggtgatcatttgctttattctcatgacctttatgtttgattcactgtgatattgtgagaagctagatgctggtcattcttCATGGTCATACTGGGATTTCTAGATTCTAATTAGCAGACATTGCTGAAAAGGAAGGTTAAGTTGTGTTTTAAACCTACTCTGCCTTCATCTTGGCCATGTAATGAGTTGAAAATTGAAGCAGCTGCTCAGATGAGGAATCTAAAGAAGGAGGCTtactttttgataaaatttgtgGTTTATTCTCTCTGATAGTTTCCAACATGTCTGCCCCTGGACCAAGGATGCCCACCATACCTGACAGAATAGTGATCCACTCAGATAATGCCCCTAATCCATCTCAAGATCACCAGCCACCAGCTCTGAAGCAACCGTCTGCCGTGCCACAGCCAGGTGTGATTCAGGCTCCTGGCAAAAAAGATGAAACTGCTCCAGTCAAAAGTCGACTTGGCTTTCCCAGGAAGTTTAGTGACACTCTGGAATTGAAGAAGATTCCTCGTGAATTAAACAACATTGCAAAGTTGAATGAGCATTTTCAACGATTTGGAACCATCAGGAACATTCAGGTGAACTTAAATACCCTTACTCTCTTGGTTTCACATCAGACAGGAATGTACTTGAGACTTGAGGCTTTGCCCTGCAAATTGTGTCAAATGAGGATGGTTGCATCACTGAGATTTGGCTAAAATTCACAGATTCTGGACAAAAGTTATCAAATGCTTCAAAATCttatgatttctttttttcctaactTGTGTGTTTACAGGTTTGTGCCTTTGGAGATCCTGAAGCAGCACTCGTTCAGTTTTCTCATCACCAAGAATGTAAAGCAGCTTATTCTTGTCCCGATGCTGTCCTTGGTAACAGATTTATCAGGGTGTTTTGGCACAACCCTGACAGGAACCAGAATAATAAGGTATACCATGGCTACATGTTCTAATCTTTCAGATTATTGTACTTCCAAAGTTTTTCAATCAGGGAAATACTTATTGTTGACTGTGGGTGATGTCTGAATTGTGAATTTCAGGATGGAAATTCAAGCAAAGAAGCCACACCATCCAGTAACTCTGGATCGGCATCTGCCGATGGGGAATCAACTGCAAAGGAGGACTCTATTAAGGTTTGACTTGACAAAAGATTATCACTTGAATTTCAGAAGGCTCAGTCAAAATTGAACCTGATGGTCTGAGAAGGgtacaaaatttttattgattgacacttaactctttaactcccaagatttgattggcaattctcccttctacctgcttcacatttccttgtaaattagttacaagaatttggcatTGAATCAAGATGACAAATTCTACCTGATTAGTTTAAGAATTCTtgtcacctgtttgctggataatgtatggatattatagggagaagttacacattaatcacttcagggaatGAAAAGGTTAAGGGCTGGTATAATAGGAATCTTAAGGGTCTCTGGGAATCTTAAGGGTCTCTGGGAATCTTAAGGGTCTCTGGGAATCTTAAGGGTCTCTGGGAATCTTAAGGGTCTCTGCCAAAGGCAACAAAACACACTTTTTCTCACAGAGGCAGTCAtcagtaataattataattcaatttttttctgcaattacAATATGCATTTGTTAAAGATTGTTTGACATATGACACATTACATGGGAATGTTAGGACAGTggaaaacacttttgaattgcAGTTGTGTAATTCTGTAGTCATAATATTTTATCTTGATGTTTTCACAGCCTGCCACTGAACCTAAGGCAAAACCCACCATGTTTCAAAGTGGGAAGACAACTTTCTCAAAGACTACAAAGGCTCCTCCTGCTCTTACACCTTCTGGTCCAGCTTTGAACAAAAGGCAACAGGTGCTTCAAAAACAGGTTAGAGGCATGTTACCTTCCTTTCTACAGCAAATGGACAACATCCATCTGCAGAGCTTTTCAAGTAACAAGACCACTCAGATAGTTTGTACACAGttacaagaagagaaattttatgCCTGGCTTTGCAgatcttaactctttaactcccacataaaatttgcaattctccttactgttaatCATACAagtcttataatgttagtttggagaatttagtattggatcaactaattatacccaaattgacatttttctttattcttatcacttatctggttgatattgtatagatattgtaaggagaaattctgtcttggtcactcatgagagtgTAAGGGTTAAGTATAAATTAACATACCATCCTGtttctgtcttttttgtttaaatgacAGGAAGCTATGAAAAAGAAGCTTGAAATTCAGAAACAAAAGCAAGAACTGCTTAACAAGCAAATTCAAGAACAAAAGGTATGAAgcttaaaatattaattttactgCCTCACTCAAACAATCACAGCATACTCAACAGTTACTCTTGGTTTCAAGGCTTTTCTGTGTTATgttattgtaagaaaataatcatTACTTCAGTTTCATATAGTTGTTAAATCTCCTAATCTCCACTGATAACACACTGTGTTTGCTCTCTTTCCAGCTTTTAATCTCCAAGCTGGAGAAGAAAAACTTGAGTGCTGCAGAGAAAGAGTTGATAATGAAGGTTAGAGACTCCCTGCTCAAGGATGGATTTTCATGAAGTCCTTTTATCACATTTAATTTGTACCTTTTCATCACTTTTGTTTGAAGAACTTGCAAAGTTAATATTTatatctggttttttttttgttttgttttttttaaacagaccATCAAATCTCTAAGTTCAAACATTGAAACATTGAAGAAAGAAGTGGAGTTAACAGCAATGGCAGCCAAATCAAAAGAGAGTCCTTCACAGGCAAGACAAATTGTAAGTAGACACTCTGAGTTGGTTTTATCAAGGACCCTTTTTTGTAGTAACAGTCAAGTCCAGCAGAATTTGTCACATAGACACACAGTCTTATAATGAACATGTTATGGGATGATTTTTATTCATCTCTCATCAGCTGTTCTTTTTAATGATAATGTAAAATGaacatcttaaccctttaactcccaagatctcattagtaattctttttactgtctgacatacaattcttatgatgtcagtttggagaatttggtattagatcaaataataatcccctaattgatagtttactttattctcattgcttctatgcttgatattgtgttgatattgtaaggagaaattctctcttggtcattcatgggagttaaagggttaaagagtttcCAAGGCTGATATTTTGAGTGTTAGTCCTCTGTCTACtcactctgacaaaggactGATGCcagaaacatcagctttaaaagctttcttaggtgaccaatttacattatcaacttatttGATAAAACTGGACTATCTTGGAGTACTCCTGCCTTACACAGCACCACAGAAATTTGCCCCCTTCTTAATGGTAGTCTATCATGGTCCTGAACTCGTATCCATTCCAATTACATATTTCAGTCTCAATACCAATGAATTGGATCATTAAATCATTAGTACAAACTACCAAAATATTGTACAGTTAGTAATCAAgaactttttcttatttcaggCTCAAAAAGCAATTCTTGACCAAGAATTAGATCTCATTACCCATCAAAACACAGGAGAAGACACCacagaactgaagaaaaaagttgaagaaCTAAAACAAGAGGTACTATACCTATTCACTTAGACAGTCAATGTGGGACAATGTACTTAACCtgttaactccaaagatctgattgctaGTTCTCCCTTTAGCTGCCCCACATTTCCTCTTAAattagtgaggagaatttggtattagagatagttaacaacttctacctgataagtttgagaattctcctCACATATTTAGATCACATAGATTAAATCCAATTTTGTAATTCACGTTTTCAATATTATTCAATttatatgtttattatttttatttaaaattgttattttaggTACATGCAATTCAGCTCCCAGCTGCAAGTTGcacttttttcaataaacatatctatctatctatctgtctgtctgtctgtctgtctgtctatctatctatctatctttctatctaactatctatctatctatctatctatctatcaatctatctgtctgtctgtctgtctatctatctatctatctttctatctaactatctatctatctatctatctatctatctatctatctgtctgtctgtctgtctgtctgtctgtctgtctatctatctatctatctttctatctaactatctatctatcaatctatctCTGTTCGTGGTATAATGTTTGGATATCATAGGGGGAAGTCAAGAggtttatcacttctgggagttaaaaggttaagcaCTCAGTAAGTCTGCTGGGGTTTCAATAGAAGCAGGTTACTGGTGGTTACTGCTGCCTTTAAGACCTCTTACAGCCATCTGTAAAGCCTACAAGCTGCTTCTGTCTTTgggtttttaaaattatttaaacccTTGAGTCTATGAAAAATACCTGAGTGTGATTGATCCTTGTCTATGAAACACATTTACATGAAGAAcattatttcataattttgaatatcaAATTGAAAGCCAAAGAATATCAAGCTACTTCATTATataaaatcatctttctttcactttttcctttttttcaggccaAATCTCTGGGATTGTTAGACCCACCTAATAAAGGGCGTGGCAGAGGTGTAGTTAGAGGTAGAGGCAGAGGAACAGCTGCTAGAGGCAGGCCTCTGCCAAAAACAACACGGGTGTGGACAAGAGAGAGTGCCACCCTAGATCACAGACCCAAACAGATTGTTGTGAATGAAGTCACACCAGAACAGAAAGAGGACATCTCAGAACACTACAGTGTAAGTTTTTTTGAAACAAAGTGTTCAATAACTTGGTAGCTGTATGTTTCCTAACATTGTTGTTAACATCAGTCCAACcctatatatatttttttgtgacagGAATTTGGAATTGTTGACAATGAAGAATATATTGAGGACAAGAATACACTTCACCTGACTTTTCGCAcaagaaaagaagcagaaatcgtaagaataaatatttctttcttcttgaaGCTGTTATAGTGTGTGCTCTTTTTCGCAGTTTGACCATGGATAAGTAATAGCTGGAGCAAAAATTATCTAAAGAAAATGGGAATAATTAAACTGTGTTGATGGTAATGCAGGAAAGTATCTCAAGAACTTTTCAACAAGCAAATTCCTGTCCTTCAAATTAACTGTAAACTATTTCACTTCATGGCAGTGTACTTACTTCTGTTTTGTTGTGTTAGGCTTACAACAAAGGGAAAATGTTCAAAGGAAGAGCTCTGAAAGTTTCATGGTTTCGTGCCTCAGTCCCTCCTCCTTCTCCATCTACAGCTGTTCCAACCACTCCCACCACACCCACAACCCCTACCACTCCAACAACACTGAGGAAAGTTGAGGAAGAGCTAGGACTTTTTGATGCAGAATTTGTAAGTTGATGATGGCTTGGTTGAAGCACTTTGAGACTTTGAGCATTTTGCTCTAAATTCCTGTTAGTTACCAGTCCTGGGGCCCATTTCTTGAAATACCTGGTAACTTAACAGGCCCAAAAAGCTGATTCTTGtgtcttttgtttcatttaatctCCAAAATTGTCTGTTTAACCCCTTTACACTCTATCATCAATGTGCATATTCTTCccactgttttttttgtatatttccAATGGTACTGACAAGATGAATTTTTTgataatcaggagcttctttaattggtaatcatttcctttattctcatgacttttgCATTTGGTTAAGGcagatactgtaaggagaatttagaatCCAGTCACTGTTATCAGTTTTTAGtacatttcttttgttactGACAAGGATTCTTTTGATAatgatcaaagcttcttaggatatcgatcatttcctttgttcttttgACATTAATGTGTGCTTGAGGGGTGATATCTCGAGGataaattagatgccagtcactctaaggggtcaaagggtGAACAGTTGTGTTCCCTTTTCAGGGAAAACATGAATTTGATCCTGAGACAGATGAAGCCCTCCTTTTGGGGGAAGACTTTGatgaggaagaagaagaagaagatgagcGGTCATGGAAAAGATAGTTACAGCATGCATGACTTTGAATGGAAAAATAGGACTATTACATGTTGTAACTTAACATTTTGTGATATGGATAGGAAAGCCACTCTGCTATCTTCCAGAGTAACAGTTTATTTATGTGAGCATGCCACATAATTCTGTAACCAAATTGAGGTACTACTCAAATTTTAGATGAAATGTAGTTATCTTATgttgttattgctattttaattttatttcatgttgttATGAACCATTGTACAGTGAAAAAGTCATTAACTTTAGAAGAGTGAAatgattctttaaaaaaagaaaaatgaaaagaacttctacaaagagaaaagaacaaaaaacagttGCTTGACTTCAAGCTTctagaagaaaattatttcccttgtggaaaaaaaagtgaacgagacaaaaaaaaaatgttttgcacttctgacaaaaaaaagtaaaaaaaaaaaaaaaaaaaaaattctctcaaaaGTCAATAATCAATGTGATTGTATGGAGACTGTGGTCAAAGATTTGTGATGAAAAGCCTGGAAAATGCTTGACATTACAAGGAGGAAGAATGGAATGGAAAACAGTTTCTTATGGACTGAAGAGGAACTGTCTTAAAGATCTTGCATCATTTGCAGGCAAGGATATGCAAGGTCagtgtttgtaatttttctcCCTTAAATCATGGTTCTTGATATTATTCACTTGAAGACGGTAAGTCTAAAGACAACCCGTATAACCCAACGTCAGTAGGCATACTCTCAGGCAGGTTGTCATACAATTGTATGCACCCCAGTTTGTGAAGGGTTACTCAAGGTTTCACATACTGTCTGTATGAATAAGCAAGTACATGTGATTTTccaccaagatctcattagcaattcccCTCCCTGTCTGCTGTACATTCCTTGTAATGTTAATTCTAAGAATCTGGTGTTGGATCAACCtttaatcccctaattgataactttctttattttcatccttgtctgcttgatatcatattaATATTGCAAGTAGGAACTATGTGTTAATCACTTATGAGGGAGAAAAGTCAAGTATCATATTATATAGAGTACTGTGGAAGAATTAAACAATTGGAAAACGGAAaccaaaaacttttatttcaccACTTTCAAAGATGTTAAATTGCCTAATAGGTTGTACTGCAGTTTACAGATATCTTTTGTAGCGAATGTTTTAACTTATTTTGGTAAAGAAGAAGGAAAGGTTTATTTTATATCTAGCACAGCAATGCCCTAGGAGAGTGAAATCCTTCAGTGATGGGACTCCTGACTTCACTTTATCAAGAAACTGGAGGAGAAAAAAGAGGTACATACATCTTAGTCAACAATTGAGTATCACACAACAGCATGCGCATTGGAAGGAACAACTCAAAATAATATAGGTATGTTTAGATTAAAGTCTGCAAACATGGTTATAATGCTTTAGATTCTTCTGTATTAGTGAGGtatattttgaacaagaaatacaggtcttcttttcttgtGTTAACATAGTCTCTCTCTTTCTTAAGGATCTCAGTAACTTAACAGGCCTGTAAAGCTGCTCTGTTCTCATTCAAGATGggggtttcaaaagttttgaaaattattcaaTTAAACCATCAAGTAAAGAATCGAAGTGGACTGGTTAGGGTGCCAGAACCAgattctttattctttaaattttgatttcaaaataaggCTTTGGGCCAATTAATTTACAGGGATTTTTGAGAAACAGCCACAGAATTCTTCCACCCactcaaccccccccccccttcctttgTATTGAGAGGAGGTTaagtaaaatggaaaaagttCTCCATTGCTGAGATACTATTTCCTGTGACAGAGAGCTGCCTTTTCCAACTGGTGGttaattaacttttaaattcaTGAAGAGACTTGTATCAAGTATTGCTaatgcaatgcaatgcaatTTCACACTATTGAATCTAAAACCACTGGTTGCACTTGACAGCAATTTTCCAAAGAACATGGTTGAAACTGCACAATTTCTTGGATTGATTACCTGTAAGGATATCCATGGTACTTGGAACGAAACACAGACAGCAGCAAGCTGAAGAACAACACCACAAGACCCAAACCAACCATAACTACAACTGAGAAAGAAGATCCAACCTTAGTTCAATATGGTTACAATGTGAGCATGTATGGAAAACTACAAACTGAATCGAAGGACTTCAGAATTGAAGGACTACAAGAACCACTCTAGTCTGTTCCAGGCATTTACCGGTAGTTGGTAAAATGGAGCAAAAATTTAACAGTGCCATAGTAGCAGTGGAGTGAAAAGGTCCAAAGGTTTAAATCTGGGCAAAGAAGTCCAAAGGTTTAGATCTGGGCA from Pocillopora verrucosa isolate sample1 chromosome 14, ASM3666991v2, whole genome shotgun sequence carries:
- the LOC131789650 gene encoding RNA-binding protein 26, whose product is MQIKSVEALKSWLTTRLESVCDADPAALAKYVVALVKKDKPTEELKDICVDQLEVFLSGETGTFVNTLFEALATSSYIPQPLAEPNPAPIASSAPLPKAVPSQSAPNSTTPQEKPRKSSISEDSRVLTEPSVLDDDDRDFKRTRRTTDSSDKITSSVVSSSGDRSRKRRGDDESRFRGDYSKFAKEESGGIRHGDSESHDDQGSRSKSDGAHYDNATYPIPSAMHRERSNKHLDGQDGLMQSGFMNSHDDSRGRRGSPSWDRRGGRMGRGRYRDNRFRDDRLRHGREERERSGSRKSRCRDYDEKGFCMRGELCPFDHGNDPVVVQDVLPPGILGFPDGQPIPPATLPGTAGPIPGSYPAPHPAPHPAPNSQPPPPGTTGPLPNDVPKSKASQEGPDSTVPVSGPRPTAPNRMVPPHSQAPVIPMPTVHMMPNPMLRPQAPRPQFGNPFEDSYNPEQPQFDRTPVWMRLGNGRPPHPIPPHGMFHPNMGGMRSRELLAVTPNPPQLTVQVSNMSAPGPRMPTIPDRIVIHSDNAPNPSQDHQPPALKQPSAVPQPGVIQAPGKKDETAPVKSRLGFPRKFSDTLELKKIPRELNNIAKLNEHFQRFGTIRNIQVCAFGDPEAALVQFSHHQECKAAYSCPDAVLGNRFIRVFWHNPDRNQNNKDGNSSKEATPSSNSGSASADGESTAKEDSIKPATEPKAKPTMFQSGKTTFSKTTKAPPALTPSGPALNKRQQVLQKQEAMKKKLEIQKQKQELLNKQIQEQKLLISKLEKKNLSAAEKELIMKTIKSLSSNIETLKKEVELTAMAAKSKESPSQARQIAQKAILDQELDLITHQNTGEDTTELKKKVEELKQEAKSLGLLDPPNKGRGRGVVRGRGRGTAARGRPLPKTTRVWTRESATLDHRPKQIVVNEVTPEQKEDISEHYSEFGIVDNEEYIEDKNTLHLTFRTRKEAEIAYNKGKMFKGRALKVSWFRASVPPPSPSTAVPTTPTTPTTPTTPTTLRKVEEELGLFDAEFGKHEFDPETDEALLLGEDFDEEEEEEDERSWKR